One genomic segment of Devosia sp. includes these proteins:
- the mmsB gene encoding multiple monosaccharide ABC transporter permease: protein MDALRANMRDYGLLLALILIMLFFQYFTNGVLFKPVNLTNIILQNSYIIVMALGMLLVIVAGHIDLSVGSVSGFVGALAAMLMVGWDFPPELAFLANPIIAGAICLVAGAAIGAAQGYIIAYHRVPAFIVTLAGMLIFKGLSLAILAGKSVGPFPAEFQLLSAGFIPDIVGPTTMPWLAENGQNVVLHTTTMVIAILAIVGMIFFAIRTRARRKARGYDVEPFSLFVIKNVIISAIVLFFAYMLASYRGLPNVLVVMGVLIAGFVFLTKRMTFGRRIYAIGGNLKAAALSGIKTERTTFYIFAIMGALAALAGMIYAARLNSATPKAGQGLELDVIAAVFIGGASALGGVGQVAGAVIGAFIMGVMNNGMSIMGVNIDWQQMIKGVVLLAAVFFDLYNKNRSA, encoded by the coding sequence ATGGACGCGCTGCGCGCCAATATGCGGGACTATGGCCTGCTGCTGGCGCTGATCCTGATCATGCTGTTCTTCCAGTATTTCACCAATGGCGTGCTGTTCAAGCCGGTGAACCTGACCAATATCATCCTGCAGAACTCCTACATCATCGTGATGGCGCTGGGCATGCTGCTGGTGATCGTGGCCGGTCATATCGACCTCAGCGTCGGCTCGGTCTCGGGCTTTGTCGGGGCGCTGGCGGCCATGCTGATGGTGGGCTGGGACTTTCCGCCCGAACTGGCCTTTCTGGCCAACCCGATCATTGCCGGGGCGATCTGCCTGGTTGCCGGTGCGGCGATCGGGGCGGCGCAGGGCTATATCATCGCCTATCACCGCGTTCCGGCCTTTATCGTGACGCTGGCCGGGATGCTGATCTTCAAGGGGCTGTCGCTGGCCATTCTCGCCGGCAAGTCGGTGGGGCCCTTCCCGGCCGAATTCCAGCTGCTGTCGGCGGGCTTCATTCCCGACATCGTCGGGCCGACCACCATGCCCTGGCTGGCCGAAAACGGGCAGAACGTGGTGCTGCACACGACCACCATGGTCATCGCCATCCTGGCCATTGTCGGCATGATCTTCTTTGCCATCCGCACGCGGGCCCGCCGCAAGGCGCGCGGCTATGACGTGGAGCCGTTCAGCCTCTTCGTCATCAAGAATGTCATCATTTCGGCCATTGTGCTGTTCTTCGCCTATATGCTGGCCTCCTATCGCGGACTGCCCAATGTGCTGGTGGTGATGGGCGTGCTGATCGCCGGCTTCGTGTTCCTCACCAAGCGCATGACCTTCGGCCGCCGCATCTATGCCATCGGCGGCAATCTCAAGGCGGCGGCGCTGTCGGGTATCAAGACGGAACGCACGACCTTCTACATCTTCGCCATCATGGGGGCGCTGGCGGCTCTGGCCGGCATGATCTATGCGGCGCGGCTCAATTCGGCGACGCCCAAGGCCGGGCAGGGGCTGGAACTGGACGTGATCGCGGCCGTGTTCATCGGCGGTGCGTCGGCGCTGGGCGGTGTCGGCCAGGTGGCGGGTGCGGTGATCGGCGCCTTCATCATGGGCGTGATGAACAACGGCATGTCGATCATGGGCGTCAATATCGACTGGCAGCAGATGATCAAGGGCGTGGTGCTGCTGGCAGCGGTGTTCTTCGATCTCTACAACAAGAACCGTTCGGCCTGA
- the mmsA gene encoding multiple monosaccharide ABC transporter ATP-binding protein produces the protein MTDTILEMRSITKTFPGVKALSDVNLDVRAGEIHAICGENGAGKSTLMKVLSGVYPHGTYDGQVIYKGEEQHFRSIRDSEHKGIVIIHQELALVPLLSIAENIFLGNEQAQAGIIDWDETRDGARKLLSMVGLREDPDTLVTNIGVGKQQLVEIAKALSKQVQLLILDEPTASLSEKDSQALLDLLQEFKKQGITSIIISHKLNEISRIADRVTVIRDGKTIETMDTEHITEDRIITSMVGRSLEDRYPARTPNVGEVIFAVKNWNVFHPQHRERQVIKDVSIELRKGEVVGIAGLMGSGRTEFAMSVFGKAYGQKISGEVFVNGQKVDTSSVDKAIRHGIAYATEDRKTFGLNLIDHIKNNTTIANLRGVSRFGVIDDLSELDAANDYRKRTNIRSSSVYQVTGNLSGGNQQKVVLSKWLFANPDVLILDEPTRGIDVGAKYEIYTIINKLASQGKAILVISSEMPELLGITDRLYVMNEGRIVGEMPTSEASQEKIMRAIVRAEGKAS, from the coding sequence ATGACCGACACTATTCTCGAGATGCGCAGCATCACCAAGACCTTTCCCGGCGTGAAGGCCTTGTCCGACGTCAACCTGGATGTGCGCGCGGGCGAAATCCACGCCATCTGCGGCGAGAACGGGGCCGGAAAGTCGACGCTGATGAAGGTGCTGAGCGGGGTCTATCCGCACGGAACCTATGACGGGCAGGTCATCTACAAGGGTGAAGAGCAGCATTTCCGCTCCATCCGCGACAGCGAACACAAGGGTATTGTCATCATCCACCAGGAACTCGCCCTGGTGCCGCTGCTGTCGATCGCCGAAAACATCTTCCTGGGCAATGAGCAGGCGCAGGCCGGCATCATCGACTGGGACGAAACCCGCGACGGGGCGCGCAAGCTTTTGTCCATGGTGGGCCTGCGCGAGGACCCGGACACGCTGGTCACCAATATCGGCGTGGGTAAGCAGCAGCTGGTGGAAATCGCCAAGGCGCTGAGCAAGCAGGTGCAGTTGCTGATCCTCGACGAGCCGACGGCGTCGCTCTCGGAGAAGGACAGCCAGGCGCTGCTCGACCTGCTGCAGGAATTCAAGAAGCAGGGCATTACCTCGATCATCATCAGCCACAAGCTGAACGAGATTTCCCGCATTGCCGACCGCGTGACCGTGATCCGCGACGGCAAGACCATCGAAACGATGGATACCGAACACATCACCGAGGACCGGATCATCACCTCCATGGTCGGCCGCTCGCTGGAGGACCGCTACCCCGCCCGCACGCCCAATGTCGGCGAGGTGATCTTTGCGGTGAAGAACTGGAACGTGTTCCATCCCCAGCATCGCGAACGGCAGGTGATCAAGGATGTGAGCATCGAGCTGCGCAAGGGCGAGGTCGTCGGCATTGCCGGGCTGATGGGATCCGGGCGGACCGAATTTGCCATGAGCGTCTTCGGCAAGGCCTATGGCCAGAAGATCAGCGGCGAGGTGTTCGTTAATGGCCAGAAGGTGGATACGTCGAGCGTCGACAAGGCCATCCGGCACGGCATTGCCTATGCCACCGAGGACCGCAAGACCTTCGGGCTGAACCTCATCGACCACATCAAGAACAACACCACCATCGCCAATCTCAGGGGCGTGTCGCGCTTTGGCGTGATCGACGATCTGTCCGAGCTCGATGCGGCCAACGATTATCGCAAGCGCACCAATATCCGCTCGTCCAGCGTCTATCAGGTGACTGGAAACCTGTCGGGCGGCAACCAGCAGAAGGTGGTGCTCAGCAAGTGGCTGTTCGCCAATCCGGACGTGCTGATCCTGGATGAGCCGACGCGCGGCATCGACGTGGGCGCCAAATACGAAATCTACACGATCATCAACAAGCTGGCCTCGCAGGGCAAGGCCATCCTGGTGATCTCTTCGGAAATGCCCGAACTGCTGGGCATCACCGACCGTCTCTATGTAATGAACGAAGGCCGCATCGTAGGCGAAATGCCCACCAGCGAAGCGAGCCAGGAAAAGATCATGCGTGCCATCGTGCGCGCCGAAGGAAAGGCATCATGA
- the chvE gene encoding multiple monosaccharide ABC transporter substrate-binding protein: MTTLFAAGAVLVTAATGAFAQDKGQIGIAMPTQSSLRWISDGNELKAALEAKGYTVDLQYAEDDIPNQLAQIENMVTKGVKALVIASIDGTTLSAVLQQAADAGIQVVAYDRLIRDSANVDYYTTFDNFEVGVLQASSILKGLGYPDQKGPWNIELFGGSPDDNNAFFFYDGAMSVFQPLIDEGVLVVKSGQMGMETVGTLRWDGAVAQARMDNLLSANYSDGSRVDAVLSPYDGLSRGIISSLRGVGYGSADQPWPIISGQDAEVPSVKAIIAGEQYSTVFKDTRELANITAELVDTVLTGGTPAGLDTTTYDNGVKVVPSILLTPYEVDLTNYEARVIDSGYIKAEELQ; encoded by the coding sequence ATGACGACGCTGTTCGCCGCTGGTGCCGTTCTGGTCACCGCCGCAACCGGTGCCTTCGCCCAGGACAAGGGCCAGATCGGCATTGCCATGCCGACCCAGTCGTCGCTGCGCTGGATTTCGGACGGCAACGAGCTGAAGGCGGCTCTGGAAGCCAAGGGCTACACCGTCGACCTGCAGTATGCAGAAGACGATATCCCCAACCAGCTTGCCCAGATCGAGAACATGGTGACCAAGGGCGTCAAGGCCCTGGTGATCGCCTCCATCGACGGCACCACGCTCAGCGCCGTGCTGCAGCAGGCCGCCGATGCCGGTATCCAGGTCGTCGCCTATGACCGCCTGATCCGTGACTCGGCCAATGTCGACTACTACACCACCTTCGACAACTTCGAAGTGGGCGTGCTCCAGGCCTCCTCGATCCTCAAGGGTCTCGGCTATCCGGACCAGAAGGGCCCGTGGAACATCGAGCTGTTCGGCGGTTCGCCCGACGACAACAATGCCTTCTTCTTCTATGACGGCGCCATGAGCGTGTTCCAGCCGCTGATCGATGAAGGCGTGCTGGTGGTCAAGTCCGGCCAGATGGGCATGGAAACCGTCGGTACCCTGCGTTGGGACGGTGCTGTCGCCCAGGCCCGCATGGACAACCTGCTGTCGGCCAACTACTCGGACGGCTCGCGCGTCGATGCGGTTCTGTCGCCCTATGACGGCCTCAGCCGCGGTATCATCTCGTCGCTGCGCGGCGTCGGCTACGGCTCTGCCGACCAGCCCTGGCCGATCATTTCGGGCCAGGACGCCGAGGTCCCCTCGGTCAAGGCGATCATTGCCGGCGAGCAGTATTCGACCGTGTTCAAGGACACGCGCGAACTGGCCAATATCACGGCCGAACTGGTTGACACCGTGCTGACCGGCGGGACGCCGGCGGGCCTGGACACCACCACCTATGACAATGGCGTCAAGGTCGTGCCGTCCATCCTGCTGACCCCCTATGAAGTCGACCTGACCAACTATGAAGCCCGCGTCATCGACAGCGGCTACATCAAGGCCGAAGAACTGCAGTAA
- a CDS encoding FCD domain-containing protein codes for MRAIRTPETRADQPSAANAVADDLARLILTGMPPGSSLPSEADLAAQYAVSRLTIREAVKLLAGRGLVELARGRRAMVREPDGSAFADFLTSMLHNESRGIFDLIEVRMSLEVQSATLAAKRASRAAIAAIESALQGMRDAEASADAEAEERFHTFDVGFHEAVALASGNRILGYLFEAMAEPLRQGIRTSRRGHANRGHTLADTIAAHQRILDAIRAGSSRAAAEAMRLHLKDTERDIHNALNHPAQPASP; via the coding sequence GTGAGGGCCATCAGAACACCGGAAACCCGCGCCGATCAGCCGAGCGCCGCCAACGCGGTTGCTGATGATCTGGCCCGGCTGATCCTGACAGGAATGCCACCCGGATCGAGCCTGCCGAGCGAGGCCGATCTGGCGGCGCAATATGCGGTGAGCCGCCTGACCATCCGCGAGGCGGTCAAGCTGCTCGCCGGGCGCGGCCTGGTCGAACTGGCCCGCGGCCGGCGCGCCATGGTGCGCGAGCCCGATGGCTCGGCCTTTGCCGATTTCCTCACCTCCATGCTGCACAATGAGTCGCGCGGCATTTTCGATCTCATCGAGGTGCGCATGTCGCTGGAAGTGCAGTCGGCAACCCTGGCTGCCAAGCGCGCCAGCCGCGCCGCCATCGCCGCCATCGAAAGTGCCTTGCAGGGCATGCGGGACGCCGAAGCCTCTGCGGATGCCGAGGCTGAGGAGCGGTTCCACACCTTCGACGTCGGCTTTCACGAGGCTGTCGCCCTCGCCAGCGGCAATCGCATTCTGGGCTATTTGTTCGAAGCCATGGCTGAGCCGCTGCGGCAAGGCATCCGCACCAGCCGGCGCGGCCACGCCAATCGCGGCCACACCCTGGCCGATACCATCGCCGCCCATCAGCGCATTCTCGACGCCATCCGCGCTGGCTCGTCCCGCGCCGCCGCCGAGGCCATGCGCCTGCACCTCAAGGACACCGAGCGCGACATCCACAACGCCCTCAATCATCCCGCGCAGCCCGCTTCGCCTTGA
- a CDS encoding sugar-binding transcriptional regulator, whose product MSARHDNGTTRLDDAARAGWLYYVAGNTQEEIATKMGISRQSAQRLVSLSVSEGLIKVRLDHPIGHCLDLAARLQSRFALDHCEVVPSDPTSQSSTIGVAEAAAAEIERCLRATDPIVMAVGTGRTLKAAIEQIQPMECPHHKIVSLTGNIAPDGSAAFYNVIFNVADTVKARSFPMPLPVFASSARERELLHAQPMISATLALAAEANTTFVGIGDLSPEAPLLLDGFISEADQKALQKAGAVGEICGWCFDAEGRLIDGLVNDRVASAPIPSREQGRVIAIAMGARKAAAIRAALTRRLTNGLITNEHTATLLLA is encoded by the coding sequence ATGAGCGCGCGGCACGACAATGGCACCACGCGGCTGGACGACGCCGCCCGCGCTGGCTGGCTCTACTATGTGGCCGGCAATACGCAGGAAGAAATCGCCACCAAGATGGGCATTTCCCGCCAGTCCGCGCAGCGCCTTGTGTCGCTCTCTGTCAGCGAGGGCCTGATCAAGGTCCGCCTTGATCACCCCATCGGCCATTGCCTTGATCTTGCTGCCCGCCTGCAATCGCGCTTCGCGCTCGACCATTGCGAGGTCGTGCCATCCGATCCGACCAGTCAGTCCTCGACCATCGGCGTTGCCGAGGCCGCGGCTGCCGAGATCGAACGCTGCCTGCGCGCCACCGATCCCATCGTCATGGCCGTGGGCACCGGCCGCACGCTCAAGGCCGCCATCGAGCAGATCCAGCCCATGGAGTGCCCGCACCACAAGATCGTTTCCCTCACCGGCAATATCGCCCCCGATGGCTCTGCCGCCTTTTACAACGTCATCTTCAACGTGGCCGACACCGTCAAGGCGCGCTCCTTCCCCATGCCGCTACCGGTGTTCGCCTCCTCCGCCCGCGAGCGCGAGCTGCTCCACGCCCAGCCCATGATCAGCGCCACCCTGGCCCTTGCGGCCGAGGCCAATACCACCTTTGTCGGCATTGGCGATCTCAGCCCCGAGGCGCCGCTCCTGCTCGACGGCTTCATTTCCGAGGCCGACCAGAAGGCCCTGCAAAAGGCCGGCGCCGTCGGCGAAATCTGCGGCTGGTGCTTTGACGCTGAAGGCCGGCTGATCGACGGCCTCGTCAATGACCGCGTCGCCTCCGCCCCCATTCCCTCTCGCGAGCAGGGCCGCGTCATCGCCATTGCCATGGGCGCCCGCAAGGCCGCCGCGATCCGCGCCGCCCTCACAAGGCGCCTCACCAATGGCCTGATCACCAACGAGCATACAGCCACCCTGCTCCTGGCCTGA
- a CDS encoding sugar ABC transporter substrate-binding protein, with protein sequence MKLAPVLVGATLLALTASASAQTLTIATVNNGDMIRMQGLSGAFTEETGIELNWVVLEENTLRQNVTTDIATNGGQYDIMTIGTYEAPIWAKQGWLKPLDGLAADAEYDIDDLLPPIRGGLSVDGKLYAAPFYGESSFIMYRTDLMEKAGLEMPEAPTWEFIGEAARAMTDRANDINGVCLRGKAGWGENMAFLTAMSNSFGARWFDENWVPQFDQPQWKETLDTYLSLMADAGPSGASSNGFNENLTLFQQGKCGMWIDATVAASFVTNPNDSTVADKVGFALAPDTGLGKRGNWLWAWSLAIPASSQNADAAEQFINWATGKAYLEMVAEQDGWANVPPGTRISLYENPDYQAAAPFAEMTLGSIYAADPTHPTVDPVPYVGVQFVAIPEFAGIATNVGQLFSAALAGQMSADDALAQAQEATTRDMTRAGYIK encoded by the coding sequence ATGAAACTTGCACCCGTTCTCGTGGGCGCGACCCTGCTCGCCCTCACCGCCTCGGCTTCGGCCCAGACGCTCACCATTGCCACGGTGAACAATGGCGACATGATCCGCATGCAAGGCCTGTCCGGCGCCTTCACCGAGGAGACCGGCATTGAGCTCAACTGGGTGGTTCTGGAAGAAAACACCCTGCGCCAGAACGTCACCACCGACATCGCCACCAATGGCGGCCAGTACGACATCATGACCATCGGCACCTACGAGGCCCCGATCTGGGCCAAGCAGGGCTGGCTGAAGCCCCTTGATGGCCTCGCCGCCGATGCCGAATACGACATCGACGACCTGCTGCCCCCGATCCGCGGCGGCCTCAGCGTCGATGGCAAGCTCTATGCCGCGCCCTTCTATGGCGAGAGCTCCTTCATCATGTATCGCACCGATCTGATGGAAAAAGCCGGCCTCGAAATGCCCGAGGCGCCCACCTGGGAATTCATCGGCGAGGCCGCCCGCGCCATGACCGATCGCGCCAATGACATCAACGGCGTGTGCCTGCGCGGCAAGGCCGGTTGGGGCGAGAACATGGCCTTCCTCACCGCCATGTCGAACTCGTTCGGCGCCCGCTGGTTCGATGAAAACTGGGTTCCCCAGTTCGATCAGCCGCAGTGGAAGGAAACGCTGGACACCTATCTCTCGCTCATGGCCGATGCCGGTCCCTCGGGCGCCTCGTCCAACGGCTTCAACGAAAACCTGACCCTGTTCCAGCAGGGCAAGTGCGGCATGTGGATCGACGCCACGGTCGCCGCGTCCTTCGTCACCAATCCCAATGACTCGACCGTCGCCGACAAGGTCGGCTTCGCTCTGGCTCCCGATACCGGATTGGGCAAGCGCGGCAACTGGCTCTGGGCTTGGTCCCTGGCCATCCCGGCCTCCTCGCAGAATGCCGATGCGGCCGAGCAGTTCATCAACTGGGCGACCGGCAAGGCCTATCTCGAAATGGTGGCCGAGCAAGATGGCTGGGCCAATGTGCCCCCCGGCACCCGTATCTCGCTCTACGAGAACCCGGACTACCAGGCCGCCGCGCCCTTTGCGGAAATGACCCTGGGCTCGATCTATGCTGCCGACCCGACCCACCCGACCGTTGACCCGGTGCCCTATGTCGGCGTGCAGTTCGTGGCCATCCCGGAATTTGCCGGCATCGCCACCAATGTCGGCCAGCTGTTCTCGGCGGCTCTCGCCGGGCAGATGTCCGCCGACGACGCCCTCGCCCAGGCGCAGGAAGCCACCACCCGCGACATGACGCGCGCTGGTTATATCAAGTAG
- a CDS encoding sugar ABC transporter permease, whose protein sequence is MATKQTRTLARTMMAPAVIVLFIWMIVPLLMTLWFSFQNYNLMNPMMQGFAGWGNYTYVIGDPSFTQALVNTLLLVGGVLLITIIGGTLLALLLDQPIWGQGILRILVISPFFVMPPVAALIWKNGFMHPGYGMLGHLWKAFGLQPVDWFNQYPLFSVIVIVAWQWLPFATLILLTALQSLSEEQREAAEMDGANALNRFRYIILPHMARAITIVILIQTIFLLGIFAEIRVTTGGGPGYASTNIAFLVFRTGILSNDIGAGSAGGVVAVIIANVVAIFLMRAVGKNLDA, encoded by the coding sequence ATGGCCACCAAACAGACCCGCACCCTGGCGCGCACCATGATGGCCCCGGCCGTCATCGTCCTCTTCATCTGGATGATCGTGCCGCTGCTGATGACCCTGTGGTTCTCGTTCCAGAACTACAATCTGATGAACCCGATGATGCAGGGCTTTGCCGGCTGGGGGAACTACACCTATGTCATCGGCGATCCCAGCTTCACCCAGGCGCTCGTAAACACCCTGCTGCTCGTGGGCGGCGTGCTGCTCATCACCATCATCGGCGGCACGCTCCTGGCGCTGCTGCTCGATCAGCCCATCTGGGGCCAGGGCATCCTGCGCATTCTGGTTATCTCGCCCTTCTTCGTCATGCCGCCGGTCGCGGCGCTGATCTGGAAGAATGGCTTCATGCATCCCGGCTATGGCATGCTCGGCCACCTCTGGAAGGCCTTTGGCCTGCAGCCGGTTGACTGGTTCAACCAGTATCCGCTGTTTTCCGTCATCGTCATCGTCGCCTGGCAATGGCTGCCCTTTGCGACCCTGATCCTGTTGACCGCCCTGCAATCCTTGTCCGAAGAGCAGCGCGAGGCCGCCGAGATGGACGGCGCCAACGCCCTCAACCGCTTCCGGTACATCATCCTGCCGCATATGGCCCGGGCGATCACCATCGTCATTCTCATCCAGACCATATTCCTTCTCGGCATCTTCGCCGAAATCCGCGTCACCACCGGCGGCGGCCCGGGCTATGCCTCCACCAATATCGCCTTCCTCGTCTTCCGCACCGGCATCCTCAGCAATGACATCGGCGCCGGTTCCGCCGGCGGCGTCGTCGCCGTCATCATCGCCAACGTGGTCGCCATCTTCCTGATGCGCGCAGTGGGGAAGAACCTCGATGCTTGA
- a CDS encoding carbohydrate ABC transporter permease — MARRVPMQNRIGFTILAWAVALLLFSPILWTLLTAFKTEAEAIASPPTFLPQTFTIENFGAVQDRSDYIKHATNSIVVSVGSTLLGLLIAIPAAWSMAFAPTKRTKDILMWMLSTKMMPAVGVLIPIYLIFRDLRLLDTLHGLTLIMTLINLPIIIWMLYTYFKEIPVDILEAARMDGAELWNEITHVLVPMAIPGIASTLLLNVILAWNEAFWTITLTSGRAGTLTAFISSFSSPQGLFLAKLSAASLLAIAPILLLGWFSQKQLVRGLTFGAVK, encoded by the coding sequence ATGGCCCGTCGCGTCCCCATGCAAAACCGCATCGGCTTCACCATCCTCGCCTGGGCAGTGGCCCTGCTGCTGTTCTCGCCAATCCTGTGGACCCTGCTCACCGCCTTCAAGACCGAGGCCGAGGCGATCGCCTCGCCGCCCACCTTCCTGCCGCAGACCTTCACCATCGAGAATTTCGGCGCCGTGCAGGATCGGTCCGACTACATCAAGCACGCCACCAATTCGATCGTGGTCTCGGTCGGCTCTACCCTGCTGGGCCTGCTGATTGCCATCCCCGCCGCCTGGTCCATGGCCTTTGCGCCGACTAAGCGCACCAAGGACATCCTGATGTGGATGCTCTCCACCAAGATGATGCCGGCAGTTGGCGTCCTGATCCCAATCTACCTGATCTTCCGCGACCTGCGCCTGCTCGATACCCTGCATGGGCTGACACTGATCATGACCCTGATCAACCTGCCCATCATCATCTGGATGCTCTACACCTACTTCAAGGAAATCCCGGTCGACATCCTCGAGGCCGCGCGCATGGACGGAGCCGAGCTCTGGAATGAGATCACCCATGTTCTCGTCCCCATGGCCATTCCCGGCATCGCCTCCACCCTGTTGCTCAACGTCATCCTCGCCTGGAACGAGGCCTTCTGGACCATCACCCTCACCTCCGGCCGCGCCGGCACGCTGACGGCCTTCATCTCCTCGTTCAGTTCCCCCCAGGGCCTCTTCCTCGCCAAACTCTCCGCCGCCTCGCTCCTCGCCATCGCCCCCATCCTGCTGCTCGGCTGGTTCAGTCAGAAGCAACTGGTCCGCGGTCTGACATTTGGAGCGGTGAAGTGA
- a CDS encoding ABC transporter ATP-binding protein encodes MGSITLEHVNKSFGEVEIIPDISLDIHDGEFVVFVGPSGCGKSTLLRLIAGLEDTTSGHIKLDGQDVTDAPPARRGLAMVFQSYALYPHMSVRDNIAFPLKMAKVPQAEIDRKVDYAARTLNLASYLDRKPRALSGGQRQRVAIGRAIVREPKAFLFDEPLSNLDAALRVNMRLEITELHQQLKTTMIYVTHDQVEAMTMADRIVVLNAGNVEQFGSPLELYKKPANRFVAGFIGSPKMNFVDGTEAARHNAHAIGIRPEHFRLSTTEGAWKGTVNVAEQLGSDTFLHIQSDFGLLTVRTDGDQAFAHGDTVWLTPDPNRIYKFDAAGKAI; translated from the coding sequence ATGGGCTCCATCACCCTCGAACACGTCAACAAGTCCTTCGGTGAAGTCGAGATCATCCCGGACATTTCCCTCGACATCCACGATGGCGAATTTGTTGTCTTTGTCGGCCCCTCGGGCTGCGGCAAGTCCACATTGCTGCGCCTCATTGCCGGCCTCGAAGACACCACCTCGGGCCATATCAAGCTCGATGGCCAGGACGTCACCGACGCTCCACCGGCGCGACGGGGTCTCGCCATGGTGTTCCAGTCCTACGCGCTCTATCCTCATATGAGCGTGCGCGACAACATCGCCTTCCCGCTCAAGATGGCCAAGGTTCCCCAGGCCGAGATCGACAGGAAGGTCGATTACGCCGCGCGGACCCTCAACCTCGCCTCCTATCTCGACAGAAAACCGCGCGCCCTCTCCGGCGGCCAGCGCCAGCGCGTCGCCATCGGCCGCGCCATCGTGCGCGAACCCAAGGCCTTCCTCTTCGACGAGCCCCTGTCCAATCTCGACGCGGCCCTGCGCGTCAACATGCGCCTCGAAATCACCGAACTGCACCAGCAGCTCAAGACCACGATGATCTATGTCACCCACGACCAGGTCGAAGCCATGACCATGGCCGACCGCATCGTCGTGCTCAATGCCGGCAATGTCGAACAGTTCGGCTCCCCGCTCGAACTCTACAAGAAACCGGCCAACCGTTTCGTCGCCGGCTTTATCGGCTCGCCCAAGATGAACTTCGTCGACGGCACCGAAGCCGCCAGGCACAATGCCCATGCCATCGGCATACGCCCCGAACATTTCCGCCTATCGACCACCGAAGGCGCCTGGAAGGGCACGGTCAATGTCGCCGAGCAGTTGGGCTCCGACACCTTCCTCCACATCCAGTCCGATTTCGGCCTCCTGACCGTCCGCACCGACGGCGACCAGGCCTTTGCCCACGGCGATACCGTCTGGCTGACCCCCGACCCCAACCGCATCTACAAATTCGATGCGGCCGGCAAGGCCATCTAG